In a single window of the Mugil cephalus isolate CIBA_MC_2020 chromosome 6, CIBA_Mcephalus_1.1, whole genome shotgun sequence genome:
- the LOC125008972 gene encoding platelet glycoprotein V, with product MRERSSTEHSRQGTKMDSFFRGNFWMTFILSTLPLLSCTMVCPRSCQCNFMGAVMCVGHTITDIPQLPLHTYMLQLNDTNMVIINERSLANQDLLLRFSLTHSHLRTIHPRAFHVAPQLKSVKLSSNDLSTLPAQVFSPLSMLNQLHLDGNQLETLAPEMFQGLAGLLDLDLSRNKLTSPASDIFDGLTNLTFLNLGRNFIKKLPPTIFHSLTKLQLLFIYHNEIDVLEAGIFDKLVNLVELKLHHNHIARIAPQVFWSLRKLIILTLSSNHLQAIPEKSFYNMPKLNKLTIYSNPLLSLPDELMGHMPEMREFYLYGTNLTTVPGNLFANMSGLLRLNFHLNDKLRELPPDVFCCLPDLEKLSLKYNNIVHLHPDLFSKLPKLNTLLLNNNQLQSLPETIFQGLGGIVSIDLRLNMLKTLPGDIFLSNAALKALTLSDNPWSCTCSIRDIARWIRHNEHVVMDKKDVICHSPSYNMLRTIGSLTEDEFDSCDLKRTNDYFPLSDEEFHEPTQPLHVASTHGQTTFTSPTTTKTTKITTTASSTTSGADQTAITPASKPITSHPTALLTSLPSTATTLPNGAPNVAAVFSGMLVVEQGPEFVHHNFHKGWVYVWFLPSNTTMAGFLMFCHIILVTTGLLLILAAIYGMCRLNKAMLNAEYAHYKEKHIVIKSAAQEDRLSFSTGSIS from the exons atgagagagaggagcagcacAGAGCACAGCAGACAAGGCACAAAAATGGATTCCTTCTTCAGAG GCAACTTTTGGATGACATTCATCCTGTCCACACTGCCACTCCTCAGCTGCACCATGGTTTGCCCCAGAAGCTGTCAGTGCAACTTTATGGGAGCTGTCATGTGCGTTGGCCACACCATCACAGATATACCACAGCTGCCCCTCCACACATACATGCTACAGCTCAATGACACAAACATGGTCATCATAAATGAGCGGAGTTTGGCCAACCAGGACCTCTTGTTGCGTTTTAGTCTCACTCACAGCCACCTGCGCACTATCCACCCACGGGCCTTCCACGTAGCTCCTCAGCTTAAGTCTGTCAAGCTGTCGTCCAATGATCTCTCTACCCTCCCTGCTCAAGTGTTCAGTCCACTCAGTATGCTGAACCAGCTGCATTTAGACGGGAACCAGCTGGAGACCCTTGCTCCAGAAATGTTTCAAGGGCTTGCTGGTTTGctggatctggatctgagtCGTAACAAACTTACGAGTCCTGCTTCGGACATTTTTGATGGACTGACAAATCTCACCTTTCTGAACCTCGGCAGGAACTTCATCAAGAAGCTTCCACCTACCATCTTTCACTCCCTTACCAAGCTTCAGCTTCTCTTTATCTATCACAATGAGATAGACGTGCTAGAAGCTGGGATCTTTGATAAACTCGTAAACCTTGTGGAGCTAAAACTTCACCACAACCATATTGCCAGGATTGCACCTCAGGTGTTCTGGTCACTGAGGAAGCTAATCATCTTGACTCTGTCCTCCAACCATCTTCAGGCTATCCCAGAGAAGAGCTTCTACAACATGCCCAAGTTGAACAAACTCACCATTTACAGCAACCCTCTGTTATCTCTGCCAGATGAGCTGATGGGTCACATGCCTGAAATGAGAGAATTTTATCTGTATGGTACCAACCTCACCACTGTTCCTGGGAATTTGTTTGCTAACATGTCTGGGCTACTGAGGCTTAACTTCCATTTAAATGACAAGCTAAGGGAGTTGCCACCAGATGTTTTCTGCTGCCTTCCCGACCTTGAAAAGCTCtccctgaaatacaacaacatcgTCCACCTGCACCCTGACCTGTTCTCCAAACTACCTAAATTGAACACACTGCTCCTCAATAACAACCAACTGCAGAGTCTGCCAGAGACCATCTTCCAGGGCCTTGGAGGAATTGTGAGCATAGATTTAAGATTAAACATGCTAAAAACTCTTCCAGGAGATATTTTCTTGTCAAATGCAGCCCTGAAGGCTCTTACTCTGAGTGACAACCCCTGGAGCTGCACTTGTAGCATCAGGGATATTGCACGATGGATAAGACACAATGAGCATGTTGTTATGGACAAAAAAGACGTGATATGTCACAGTCCATCATACAACATGCTCCGCACCATTGGCTCTCTGACAGAGGATGAGTTCGACTCTTGCGATCTTAAAAGGACCAACGATTATTTTCCTCTTAGTGATGAAGAATTCCATGAGCCAACACAACCATTGCATGTTGCTTCAACCCATGGACAAACCACATTCACGTcacccacaacaacaaaaacaacaaaaataacaacaacagcatcaagCACCACTTCAGGAGCGGACCAGACAGCGATCACTCCAGCTTCAAAACCAATTACCTCACACCCTACAGCCCTCTTAACATCCCTTCCTTCTACAGCCACCACTCTACCTAATGGAGCTCCTAATGTGGCAGctgttttctctggcatgttGGTGGTTGAACAGGGCCCTGAGTTTGTCCACCATAACTTCCACAAAGGCTGGGTGTACGTTTGGTTTCTGCCCTCCAACACGACCATGGCTGGATTCCTCATGTTTTGCCACATCATTCTTGTGACCACAGGCTTGCTGCTCATTCTCGCTGCCATTTATGGCATGTGTCGCCTCAACAAAGCTATGCTAAATGCTGAGTATGCACATTATaaggaaaaacacattgttaTCAAGAGTGCTGCACAAGAAGATAGACTGTCTTTCTCCACAGGCTCCATTTCCTGA
- the uts2d gene encoding urotensin 2 domain containing, translating into MDRVTVTSYCVGLLGLLLLHGVLNVEGRSIFNPGNPVFDPKEVTDSQSKILALLLQKSLVPVEKDDHLGIELANALAELEELQALREDLELERKITANIAESKSLTKKRGEPCFWKYCV; encoded by the exons ATGGACAGGGTTACAGTTACAAGCTACTGTGTAGGACTCCTGGGTTTGTTACTCTTGCATGGAGTGCTTAATGTGGAGGGGCGGAGCATATTTAACCCTG GAAACCCTGTTTTTGATCCCAAAGAAGTTACAGATTCCCAGAGCAAGATTCTAGCACTATTACTGCAGAAAAGCCTAGTTCCTGTTGAAAAGGACGATCATCTGG GTATCGAGCTGGCTAATGCACTAGCTGAGCTAGAGGAG CTGCAGGCACTGAGGGAGGACCTGGAGTTGGAGAGGAAGATTACAGCTAATATAGCAGAAAGCAAATCCCTAACAAAGAAACGAGGCGAAC CTTGTTTCTGGAAGTACTGTGTCTGA
- the lrrc15 gene encoding leucine-rich repeat-containing protein 15 — protein sequence MDRTLTWHMLLLVFSLNTVVWACPNGCLCEQDKVQCIGMSEFPTGLSSSTSHFLFINCRFYFLKPDDLTSSANALSVFIIKDSVLNEVRPGTFDSTPDMDTLGFIGTELQDLPETLFQNLLRLNFLFLRMNKLNVLRPEWFSQLTELKKLELNENLFTSVPVETFHSLTKLNYLSLASNNISQLSRETFRGLSELKTLRLNKNMLLEFPTGSFDDLINLEELSLQDNLITHLDHELFSNTLKLQKLFLSQNRLKSLPQGIFLQLPLLSQISLYENQLESLGPGVFGPMALKELWLYDNKLSRVDDDTFRNLTQLHLLVLSRNQISNVSTGAFRGLEQLGEISLHTNQLNTLEAGTFQDLPRLVNISLEHNFIQSFPSDVLQGVSELGQIDLHDNRLSSLPQESLDALNIANETLLHKNPWMCDKDILPLRNWLRQHPHKVNQSLVVCETPVTLKGKGIVLLTDEDLMPFDSTKEPMSTSTEKRTQPNTPPVRRSTSSPAVKTTPTSEYEDVTSSGQGDNGTFSKDTSIILIIIAVISIVIITVIVSCVCWRRKKRGKGNIDNRNKNSVL from the coding sequence ATGGACCGGACACTGACATGGCATATGCTCCTGCTGGTCTTTTCCCTCAACACTGTCGTCTGGGCGTGTCCAAATGGATGCCTGTGTGAACAAGACAAAGTCCAATGCATTGGCATGTCAGAATTTCCAACGGGTCTGTCCTCATCAACCAGTCATTTTTTGTTTATCAACTGCAGGTTTTACTTTCTGAAACCAGACGACCTGACCAGTTCCGCTAATGCCCTTAGTGTGTTCATAATTAAAGATAGTGTTTTGAATGAAGTGCGCCCTGGCACATTTGATTCTACTCCAGACATGGATACATTAGGTTTTATAGGCACAGAACTTCAAGATCTCCCAGAAACCTTGTTCCAAAATCTTCTGAGGcttaattttttgtttctgaggATGAACAAGCTCAATGTCCTTCGTCCTGAGTGGTTTTCCCAGTTGACAGAGCTGAAAAAACTTGAGCTCAATGAGAATCTTTTCACATCTGTACCTGTTGAAACCTTTCACTCTCTTACTAAGCTCAATTACCTTTCACTTGCTTCAAACAATATCAGTCAACTCTCCAGAGAGACATTTAGGGGTCTGTCTGAACTGAAAACATTACGtcttaataaaaacatgctACTAGAATTCCCAACTGGCAGTTTCGATGACCTTATAAATCTTGAGGAACTGTCCTTACAAGACAATCTAATCACTCACCTCGACCATGAACTGTTCTCCAACACTCTGAAACTCCAAAAGCTATTCCTCTCCCAAAACAGGCTCAAATCTCTTCCACAAGGAATCTTCTTACAGCTTCCCCTCCTTTCCCAGATCTCCCTGTATGAAAACCAGCTGGAAAGTCTGGGGCCAGGAGTTTTTGGGCCCATGGCCCTGAAGGAGTTGTGGTTGTATGACAACAAGCTCAGCCGTGTAGATGATGACACATTCAGGAACCTCACCCAGTTACATCTCCTGGTGCTTAGTCGCAACCAGATCAGCAATGTGTCCACAGGCGCATTTAGAGGGTTGGAGCAGCTGGGAGAGATATCACTACACACCAATCAGCTCAACACCTTGGAAGCTGGGACTTTTCAAGACCTCCCCCGCCTGGTCAACATTTCCTTAGAGCACAACTTCATCCAATCTTTCCCCTCAGATGTCCTCCAAGGCGTGAGCGAGCTGGGACAGATAGACCTGCATGACAACCGTCTTTCAAGCCTACCACAGGAGAGTCTAGATGCTCTCAATATAGCAAATGAAACACTCTTGCACAAGAACCCCTGGATGTGTGACAAGGATATTCTGCCTCTCAGGAACTGGCTGAGACAGCACCCTCACAAGGTCAACCAAAGCCTTGTGGTGTGTGAAACTCCTGTTACTCTAAAAGGTAAGGGGATAGTGTTGCTGACAGATGAGGACCTAATGCCTTTTGACTCTACTAAGGAACCCATGTCAACATCAACAGAGAAGAGGACGCAACCCAATACACCTCCTGTCAGAAGAAGCACTTCCTCACCTGCTGTCAAGACCACACCCACCTCGGAATATGAAGATGTCACCAGCAGTGGACAAGGAGACAATGGAACATTTTCTAAGGATACTTCAATCATCCTAATCATCATTGCTGTAATTTCCATAGTCATCATAACTGTCATTGTAAGCTGTGTgtgctggaggagaaagaagaggggcAAGGGAAACATAGACAACAGAAATAAGAACTCTGTGCTGTAA